The genomic stretch TGTAGAGCATTGGTAGCCGTGTTAGAAAATATGATAAAAATAAATGATAACATAGATATAACATATGTAGTTAGACAAGATGGAACTGATTATAGGTTGCCTACTATAATAATAAATGATAAAATGGTATTTGTAGAATTTCCTAAAAAGGTAAAAGAAATTATGGAAATAGATTCAGATAAAGATTCAATTATATATAATTATAGAACAGGTAAGTATAATAAAGAATTAATAGAAGAATTAATTGATATTTTAATCTAAGAAAGGGGTAAAATGAAAAAGTTTTTAATATATATATTAATAATTTTAGGAAATATAACATTTGCTAAAATGAAAGTAGGTATTACTATGTTACCATATTATAGTTATGTAAGTAATATAGTTGGAGATAAAATGGAAGTAGTACCTTTAGTACCAGAAAATATAAATTCACATAATTATGATCCAACACCACAAGATATAAAAAGAATAAAAAGTATAGATATAGTTGTTTTAAATGGTATAGGACATGATTCATATGCAGAAAAAATGTTAGCTGCGGCTAATAATAGTAAAATAAAAAGAATATATGCTAATGAAAATGTATCAACTATGCAGGTTAATGGTCAAAGAAAAGGAAGAGAAGTAAATCCGCATACTTTTATATCAATAACACAAAGTATACAACAAATAAATCAAATTGCAAAAAAATTAGGGGAAATAGATCCTGCTAATAGAAAATATTATAGTTTAAATGCAAGTAAATATAGTACTAAACTTAGAAAAAAATTAGCAATGGCTAAGCGTAAAGTTGCTAATGTAGATACTAATAATATAAAAATAGCAACAACACATGCAGGTTATGACTATTTATTAGGAGAATTTGGCTTGACTGTAAGTGTTGTAATAGAACCTTCATCAGTTCATTCTCCAACAGCAGCAGATTTGAGATATGCTATAGAAAAAATAAAGAAAGAAAATATAAAAATACTTTTTGATGAAGAAAATTCTAATCATAAGAATGCACAAACTATAAA from Oceanivirga salmonicida encodes the following:
- a CDS encoding thioredoxin family protein, whose protein sequence is MTNYNEYLEFDNGEYKEQQEKIMDKIKFSPENIESIKSINGKTLKIIAQPYCPDCRALVAVLENMIKINDNIDITYVVRQDGTDYRLPTIIINDKMVFVEFPKKVKEIMEIDSDKDSIIYNYRTGKYNKELIEELIDILI
- a CDS encoding metal ABC transporter substrate-binding protein, which produces MKKFLIYILIILGNITFAKMKVGITMLPYYSYVSNIVGDKMEVVPLVPENINSHNYDPTPQDIKRIKSIDIVVLNGIGHDSYAEKMLAAANNSKIKRIYANENVSTMQVNGQRKGREVNPHTFISITQSIQQINQIAKKLGEIDPANRKYYSLNASKYSTKLRKKLAMAKRKVANVDTNNIKIATTHAGYDYLLGEFGLTVSVVIEPSSVHSPTAADLRYAIEKIKKENIKILFDEENSNHKNAQTIKNQTGVYVTSLNHLTNGKYSKEAFENFIQKNLDQVVNALLSSGTKK